CAATTGATTCTAATGTAAGACCTCGAGAGGTTAAAGATGTTAGAACATGTTCATTTTGTAGAAGATTTTTATGAGCTTGATTAAGAACCTTAGCCGCTTGTTCATGCCAAACAGGAGGAGAACTTTTTAATGACGGTAACTGTTGCTTGAAAGATTTTTTGAATAGAGAAGAGGTTGTTTTATTTTCTATGGTTACTCCAAGGAGTTCTGTGGCTTCTTTAAAGGAGTAATCAAGATAATCTATGCAAAACTGAATAGAGTCTCCGCTAATTTCACAGCGACGGCAAAAATAATAACCTGTACAGTTTGTTTGGGATCGTTCTGGCTGGATGATAAATCTATCGGTTCCTCCACATACAGGACAAGCACTTTTATGTTCTCCACCCTGAGTTGATGCTGACCATTTCGGATTTAGGTTTGCTTGTTGGGCTAGATCTAACAAATTCATAATTCCCCTCTCCATTTTTTTAGTAATCCGTGGTGATCGTGGTAATGGTGGATTTCGTGAATAGAGTCGTATGAAAATTGCAGCAATAACTTTATTGACGATTTTTTACAAAGAGATCAAAACAGATCCACGATATCCACCAACACCACCATTGATTAGATTTTAATTTCTGTAACACGCCATCTAGAAGTGCCTTGATGTTTCTCGCCTTGCTCTAATCGAAAACCACCCTCAATGCGATTCTTATAACGAGATAATTGTTTTGCTAGGCTGCGTGGATTAATTATTCCTTTGTTGTCAGCTGCTAATTCCTTAAGTATTTCTTGTAGCGCATGATACGCCTCAAGATTTGATTCCGATTCTTCAGGGGAAGTAGTTTTTGTAGCAATGAGTTCTTGTACTTTAATCTCTCTATTACCAAAAAATGCATGCCAAGCAGTAAATAGTTCATTGAGTTGCATTCTGATTGGATCGGACTCTTCTATGTCTTTGCGACTTTCACATGGATCAGTCATTTTGCACCATACAAGTGCTGATCTGATCCAGTCACTCCAATCATCAAATCGTCCAAACTGTTTTATGTCTTGTGGCGGCCTTCCTGCGACATGATAGGCACGTAAAATGGTTAATGCAGCTGTTACAAGTTTTGCGCGATGCTGTGGTATATACTTTCGTAAGTTTAGTGTGAATGATCGTTCTTCGGGCCGTTCAACTTGCGGATCAAGTTTACAAAGTAGTGATCTAGTAGAAATATCACCTAAAAAAACAAGATTATTACCAGTAACCAAAAAGGTTGTATTGGTCAATACTGTACGTGTTTCATTGCCTCCCAACAGTCGGTCTTTGTATTCAGCTTGAGTCAAAATAGAGCAAAGGGCAGCACTTTTGAATGGCTTTTCGACATTGTCGAAACAAACAATTGCGTCCCCCTCTATTAATACAGACATGATGCGTTTTTTTTCTTCTGTTTCATTTTCAGCTTGAGAAATAACACTATTTGATTTGCCAGTACTGATAAGAGCGACTACATCAGCCAGTAAACTTTTACCGCTTGCCATTTTTGGAGCTGTGAAACCAAAAAGTGGAGCCGTTAAAAGAGATTTTCTGATGAGTACTGTAAGAATTGCTGCTAACGCAACTGATTTGCTAGCTTCATCCTCAAAAGGAAAATCTTCTAACAGTTTAAGCAACACATCTTTTGCATTGACAGCATCTTGATGTGTTGGGTTTTCTGGTATTTTTTTAAATTCGCAATCACCAGGAAAAAATAATAATCCTGAGATTGGATCATAGCCTGGCGTATCCAGAATAGAGCCATCAACTCTGAGAGTTGGTGCATTAATGACACCAACCAGAACTGGAACGTCCCATTCTTGTTTTGAAAGTAAGTAACGGGCAATTTTTTCAGGACAATCGATTTTCTTTAAGCATCCTGATCGCGCATCAAACGCTACAAAATGCCCAACTTTTGTTAGATAAATCGTTAAATAAGCTTGGTCGATTTCTTTAATAACTATTGTATCAGGAGCTCTATTGATCAATCGTTTTTTATTGTCTGGAGAGTTTGATACTTGAGTTACACGAACCAATTTTCCAGATCGTTTATAGATGTGATCATGTTGAGTTAATAAAAGTTTTTCTGCAGCATCTACTACCTCGTGCAGTTTGGATGGTACAATATATACAGTGTTTTTAAATTTTTGTTCATGTTTAAGATATTCTTTGTAAAAGTCTTGCAATTCAATGACTTGAGATGCTTCTGCTTGGGTTAGATCTTCTATGGTAATGTTTGCGATTTCTTGCCATGATTTATCTCCATATCCAAGAGCTGTTTTTTTTGAATTAAGATTCTGTTCTTCGTTTAATAACTCTTCATGAGCATCTGCTTGAGAACTTTCATATGATGCTTTGGCTTGTATCTCTTTTTGCTCTTTATCTACATTTTTAGTATCATTAGACATGATAAGTTCCTTTATTTATAGCCATCGATTGTCGTCGATGGTTTTCTTTTTTAACCGATTACTACTTCTTTAAACTTTTCTTCCACAGCGAACTCAATTTCATCAGCAACAACTTTATTGATTGGATGAAACACATTTATGCTTCCAGAAGAATGGGTGCGCGTTGGATACGTTAACCGTATGCCGCCTTGTGGACGCGTATAAATACCAACCCCTCCCAAATAAAGGCTGTCATCAAAGACAAAGCTCGTAAATCCTATAAGACCGTCACTTGCCTTAATCGGAATTATTTGAATTTCACTTATCTTCTTGTGCACTTGGATACTCCTTCGACACATTATTTTGATCAATTTCGTAAAGCAGCAAAAACAGCTCTTTCAAGCGGCGACGTTTCTCTTCCTCGGACATAATCTTTGGATTAGTTTCGTAGACTCGTGCATGTAAGGTTGATCGAACTTTAATTTTTGTTGCCATACAGAAAAGTATGACAAAAATAATATGAACACTCCGACGTCTGCGTCGACGTCCAATAAAAAGAAAACCCCTATTGCTAGGGGTTTATATAATTTTTTAGATTCTTAAAAATACTTTACTTCATAGGCCTAATGACATCTGCAAGTTCTAAATTCACACGATGATAATATTTATCAGAATGAATAAGAACATTAAATCCATACACAAAACCATACGAATAATACTGTGCACAAAATACTTTATTCATAGCATCAAAATCTTTTCGTATATTTTCATTCTTCCTTGTATTTTCAGAAAACACCTTATATTTTTTTGGATTTAAAAATAATAG
The window above is part of the Candidatus Babeliales bacterium genome. Proteins encoded here:
- a CDS encoding septation protein SpoVG family protein, producing MHKKISEIQIIPIKASDGLIGFTSFVFDDSLYLGGVGIYTRPQGGIRLTYPTRTHSSGSINVFHPINKVVADEIEFAVEEKFKEVVIG